A region of Lycium barbarum isolate Lr01 chromosome 3, ASM1917538v2, whole genome shotgun sequence DNA encodes the following proteins:
- the LOC132632215 gene encoding protein RESPONSE TO LOW SULFUR 3-like has protein sequence MASTITVPSIQTKPHHCRISAVPESEVLRRRNEELEKELKKSIEREEKMREELNKIWERLRVAEEAEERLCSQLGEFEAEAIDQARAYRTRVLHLMDQLSLAQKLLQSAAVSVPNSQ, from the coding sequence ATGGCTTCAACTATAACAGTGCCTTCCATCCAAACAAAACCCCATCACTGTCGCATCTCCGCCGTGCCGGAGAGTGAGGTGCTAAGAAGAAGAAATGAGGAATTAGAGAAGGAATTAAAGAAAAGcattgaaagagaagagaaaatgaGAGAGGAATTGAATAAGATATGGGAGAGGCTAAGGGTTGCTGAGGAGGCTGAGGAGCGGCTTTGTTCTCAGCTTGGGGAATTTGAAGCCGAAGCTATCGATCAGGCTCGGGCATACAGGACACGTGTTCTTCATTTGATGGATCAACTCTCTTTGGCACAAAAACTTCTCCAATCAGCTGCCGTTAGCGTTCCCAATTCCCAATAA